In Streptomyces puniciscabiei, a single genomic region encodes these proteins:
- the dacB gene encoding D-alanyl-D-alanine carboxypeptidase/D-alanyl-D-alanine endopeptidase has translation MVVPELGPWRAARPRVQRIANAVRPRLARAGAAARPRIARLTRAVAPRLPRSPALRTWQYTAGAATAGLALAAGVVTAAGPWDANGQRTAERDRAAALERTGGTDHGRSGTTATPRPAPSAAPVLVGLDGATSAVGTKEAPRDGKALSDVLKPLLGASALGGTHAAAVVDVATGKRLYGTDADEALTPASTTKIATAVAALSALGPDHRFTTRAALEPDTGELVLVGGGDPTLTARPKAGGTSRSSAAGSGGSWASLRTLAADTAKALAGRGIHKVTLSYDTTLYSGPALHPIGVNDNLAPVSALIADEGRTDGSSSGPAPRVSDPAKDAATRFAGFLKDAGITTTPPGPSKASTRAQTLATVSSPPLSDVVERMLTNSDNDIAEALARQTALTSGQPGSFDGGARAISARLTKLGLPMSGASFHDGSGLDRDDRLTADLLTALLVTAGDPGRPGLRPVLTGLPVAGFTGTLADRYTDSAAGVVRAKTGTLTGVNTLAGTVVDADGRLLAFAFMASGTTDPQAAESALDRTATALAGCGCR, from the coding sequence GTGGTCGTGCCGGAGCTGGGGCCGTGGCGGGCCGCGAGACCGCGGGTTCAGCGGATCGCGAACGCCGTACGACCGCGTCTGGCGCGGGCCGGGGCGGCCGCGAGGCCGCGGATCGCGCGGTTGACGCGGGCCGTGGCGCCGCGCCTGCCGCGGTCACCGGCCCTCAGGACCTGGCAGTACACCGCGGGCGCCGCCACCGCCGGCCTGGCACTGGCCGCCGGTGTGGTGACCGCGGCCGGCCCCTGGGACGCCAACGGTCAGCGTACGGCCGAGCGGGACCGGGCCGCCGCCCTGGAGCGGACAGGTGGCACAGATCACGGCCGGTCCGGGACCACGGCCACACCCCGGCCCGCGCCGAGTGCCGCACCCGTCCTGGTGGGCCTGGACGGCGCGACGAGCGCCGTCGGCACCAAGGAGGCCCCACGGGACGGAAAAGCCCTCTCCGACGTCCTGAAGCCCCTCCTGGGCGCCTCCGCGCTCGGCGGCACCCACGCGGCCGCAGTCGTCGACGTGGCCACCGGCAAGCGGCTGTACGGCACCGACGCCGACGAGGCCCTCACACCCGCCTCCACCACCAAGATCGCCACTGCCGTCGCCGCCCTGTCCGCCCTGGGCCCCGACCACCGCTTCACCACCCGCGCCGCCCTCGAACCCGACACCGGCGAACTCGTCCTGGTCGGCGGCGGCGACCCCACGCTCACCGCCCGACCGAAGGCCGGGGGCACCTCCCGCTCGAGCGCAGCCGGGAGCGGGGGAAGCTGGGCCAGCCTGCGCACCCTGGCGGCGGACACCGCGAAGGCCCTGGCCGGGCGCGGCATCCACAAGGTCACGCTCTCCTACGACACGACCCTGTACTCCGGCCCCGCCCTGCACCCCATCGGCGTCAACGACAACCTCGCCCCGGTCAGCGCCCTGATCGCCGACGAGGGCCGCACCGACGGCTCCAGCAGCGGCCCGGCGCCCCGCGTGAGCGACCCCGCGAAGGACGCGGCGACCAGGTTCGCGGGCTTCCTGAAGGACGCCGGCATCACCACCACACCCCCCGGCCCCTCCAAGGCCAGCACGCGCGCGCAGACCCTCGCCACGGTCTCCTCGCCCCCGCTGTCCGACGTGGTCGAGCGCATGCTGACCAACAGCGACAACGACATCGCCGAGGCCCTGGCCCGCCAGACGGCCCTCACCAGCGGCCAGCCCGGCAGCTTCGACGGCGGCGCCAGGGCCATCTCCGCCCGGCTGACCAAGCTCGGCCTGCCGATGTCGGGCGCCTCCTTCCACGACGGCAGTGGCCTCGACCGCGACGACCGGCTCACCGCCGACCTCCTCACCGCCCTCCTGGTCACCGCCGGCGACCCCGGCCGCCCCGGGCTGCGCCCCGTCCTCACCGGCCTGCCCGTGGCCGGCTTCACCGGCACCCTGGCCGACCGCTACACCGACAGCGCGGCCGGCGTCGTACGCGCCAAGACCGGCACCCTGACCGGCGTGAACACCCTCGCCGGCACGGTCGTCGACGCCGACGGCCGCCTCCTGGCCTTCGCCTTCATGGCCTCCGGCACGACGGACCCCCAGGCGGCCGAGTCGGCCCTGGACCGGACGGCCACGGCACTGGCGGGGTGCGGCTGCAGGTGA
- a CDS encoding inorganic diphosphatase, translating to MEFDVTIEIPKGSRNKYEVDHETGRIRLDRRLFTSTAYPTDYGFVENTLGEDGDPLDALVILDEPTFPGCLIKCRAIGMFRMTDEAGGDDKLLCVPATDPRVEHLRDIHHVSEFDRLEIQHFFEVYKDLEPGKSVEGANWVGRTDAEAEIERSYKRFEEQGGH from the coding sequence GTGGAGTTCGACGTCACGATCGAGATCCCGAAGGGTTCGCGCAACAAGTACGAGGTGGACCACGAGACCGGTCGGATCCGCCTGGACCGTCGTCTCTTCACCTCGACCGCCTACCCGACCGACTACGGCTTCGTCGAGAACACCCTCGGCGAGGACGGCGACCCGCTGGACGCGCTGGTCATCCTGGACGAGCCGACCTTCCCGGGCTGCCTGATCAAGTGCCGCGCGATCGGCATGTTCCGCATGACGGACGAGGCGGGCGGCGACGACAAGCTGCTGTGCGTTCCGGCCACCGACCCGCGGGTGGAGCACCTGCGCGACATCCACCACGTGTCGGAGTTCGACCGCCTGGAGATCCAGCACTTCTTCGAGGTGTACAAGGACCTGGAGCCCGGCAAGTCGGTCGAGGGCGCCAACTGGGTGGGCCGCACCGACGCCGAGGCGGAGATCGAGCGGTCGTACAAGCGCTTCGAGGAGCAGGGCGGCCACTGA
- a CDS encoding threonine/serine ThrE exporter family protein produces MTEAEDRKPRSDEARYDPEITSEFAIPEGIEVPEGGGEPETTSEFALPEGLQTPQPPGAEPEGSAFSPPKTYSAQDAPTAFTPAAGVPLVSLVKDAPWQDRMRTMLRMPVAERPAPEPVQRVEEEGPAVPRVLDLTLRIGELLLAGGEGAEDVETAMFAVCRSYGLDRCEPNVTFTLLSISHQPSLVDDPVTASRTVRRRGTDYTRLAAVFRLVDDLTDPETHVSLEEAYRRLAEIRRNRHPYPGWALTLASGLLAGAASMLVGGDLIVFVAAALGAMLGDRLAWLCAGRGLPEFYQFTVAAMPPAAIGVAFALAHVDVKASAVVTGGLFALLPGRALVAGVQDGLTGFYITASARLLEVLYFFVGIVAGVLVVLYFGVKVGGKLNPDAALVINERPLIQIAASMLLSLTFAVLLQQERSTVLWVTLNGGVAWTVYGAMHYVADISPVASTAVAAGLVGLFGQLLSRYRFASALPYTTAAIGPLLPGSATYFGLLNMAQNEVNKGLVSLANAASLAMAIAIGVNLGSEVFRLFLRVGSAGKRRAAKRTRGF; encoded by the coding sequence GTGACGGAGGCGGAGGACCGCAAGCCCCGGTCGGACGAGGCGCGGTACGACCCGGAGATCACGTCCGAGTTCGCCATTCCGGAGGGCATCGAGGTCCCCGAGGGCGGCGGTGAGCCGGAGACCACCTCGGAGTTCGCCCTGCCGGAGGGCCTTCAGACGCCGCAGCCGCCCGGTGCCGAGCCGGAGGGGTCGGCGTTCAGCCCGCCGAAGACCTACAGCGCCCAGGACGCCCCCACGGCGTTCACCCCGGCCGCCGGGGTTCCGCTGGTCAGTCTGGTCAAGGACGCGCCCTGGCAGGACCGGATGCGCACGATGCTGCGCATGCCGGTGGCCGAGCGGCCCGCGCCCGAGCCGGTGCAGCGGGTCGAGGAGGAGGGCCCGGCCGTCCCGCGCGTGCTCGACCTGACCCTGCGTATCGGCGAGCTGCTGCTGGCCGGCGGCGAGGGCGCGGAGGACGTGGAGACCGCGATGTTCGCGGTGTGCCGCTCCTACGGCCTGGACCGCTGCGAGCCGAACGTCACCTTCACCCTGCTGTCGATCTCGCACCAGCCGTCGCTCGTGGACGACCCGGTGACGGCCTCACGGACGGTACGGCGGCGGGGCACCGACTACACCCGGCTCGCGGCCGTGTTCCGGCTGGTGGACGACCTGACCGACCCGGAGACCCATGTCTCCCTGGAGGAGGCCTACCGGCGGCTGGCGGAGATCCGCCGCAACCGGCACCCCTACCCCGGCTGGGCGCTGACCCTGGCCAGCGGGCTGCTGGCGGGTGCGGCCTCGATGCTGGTCGGCGGTGATCTGATCGTGTTCGTCGCGGCGGCCCTCGGCGCGATGCTCGGCGACCGGCTGGCCTGGCTGTGCGCCGGGCGCGGGCTGCCGGAGTTCTACCAGTTCACCGTCGCCGCGATGCCGCCCGCGGCGATCGGCGTGGCGTTCGCGCTGGCGCACGTCGACGTGAAGGCGTCCGCCGTCGTCACCGGTGGACTGTTCGCACTGCTGCCCGGGCGGGCGCTGGTGGCGGGCGTGCAGGACGGTCTGACCGGCTTCTACATCACCGCGTCGGCCCGCCTGCTGGAGGTCCTGTACTTCTTCGTGGGCATCGTCGCGGGCGTGCTGGTCGTCCTGTACTTCGGGGTGAAGGTCGGCGGCAAGCTCAACCCGGACGCGGCGCTCGTCATCAACGAACGGCCGCTGATCCAGATCGCGGCCTCCATGCTGCTGTCGCTGACCTTCGCCGTGCTGCTCCAGCAGGAGCGGTCGACCGTGCTGTGGGTGACCCTCAACGGTGGCGTGGCGTGGACGGTGTACGGCGCGATGCACTACGTCGCCGACATCTCGCCGGTGGCGTCGACCGCTGTGGCGGCGGGGCTGGTCGGTCTGTTCGGGCAGCTGCTGTCGCGGTACCGGTTCGCGTCGGCGCTGCCCTATACGACGGCGGCGATCGGGCCGCTGCTGCCCGGCTCCGCCACGTATTTCGGGTTGCTGAACATGGCCCAGAACGAGGTGAACAAGGGGCTGGTGTCGCTGGCCAACGCGGCGTCGCTGGCGATGGCCATCGCCATCGGGGTCAATCTCGGGTCGGAGGTCTTCCGGTTGTTCCTGAGGGTCGGGTCCGCCGGGAAGCGGCGGGCCGCCAAGCGGACCAGGGGGTTCTAG
- a CDS encoding DedA family protein, translating into MMTLALGPSWLDPNYLLDTYSIWGLLFIVFAESGLLIGFFLPGDSLLFTCGLLITSHQMHFPLWGAIGLICLAAILGDQAGYMFGKKVGPSLFNRPDSRLFKQENVTKAHEFFEKYGPKSLVLARFVPIVRTFTPIIAGVSGMKYRSFLIFNVIGGCLWGAGVTLLGSWLGNIGFVKNNIEAILILIVLVSVVPIAIEFLRARGKQKKAPQPAPAPRPQYQQAPAMDTATTQLRRIEPDQPYEQQGQQEQQYWNQGHDNQGHGNQGHGNQGYGNQGHGNQGYGNQGYAHQEYGNDQYYDHQQYQQQYPQQQYSQNQYGQDQHPYEGQDQHPYDYRQQ; encoded by the coding sequence GTGATGACACTCGCCCTCGGCCCGAGCTGGCTCGACCCCAACTATCTGCTCGACACGTACAGCATCTGGGGTCTGCTGTTCATCGTCTTCGCCGAGTCCGGCCTGCTCATCGGCTTCTTCCTGCCGGGCGACTCCCTGCTGTTCACCTGCGGCCTGCTGATCACCTCGCACCAGATGCACTTCCCGCTGTGGGGTGCGATCGGCCTGATCTGCCTCGCCGCGATCCTCGGCGACCAGGCGGGCTACATGTTCGGCAAGAAGGTCGGCCCGTCCCTGTTCAACCGCCCGGATTCCCGCCTGTTCAAGCAGGAGAACGTCACCAAGGCCCACGAGTTCTTCGAGAAGTACGGCCCGAAGTCCCTGGTCCTGGCCCGCTTCGTGCCGATCGTGCGCACGTTCACGCCGATCATCGCCGGCGTCAGCGGCATGAAGTACCGCTCGTTCCTGATCTTCAACGTCATCGGCGGCTGCCTGTGGGGCGCGGGCGTCACCCTGCTCGGCTCCTGGCTCGGCAACATCGGCTTCGTCAAGAACAACATCGAGGCGATCCTCATCCTGATCGTCCTCGTCTCCGTGGTCCCGATCGCGATCGAGTTCCTCCGGGCCCGCGGCAAGCAGAAGAAGGCTCCGCAGCCCGCACCGGCACCCCGGCCCCAGTACCAGCAGGCCCCGGCCATGGACACCGCCACGACCCAGCTGCGCCGCATAGAGCCGGACCAGCCGTACGAGCAGCAGGGGCAGCAGGAGCAGCAGTACTGGAACCAGGGGCACGACAACCAGGGCCATGGCAACCAGGGCCATGGCAACCAGGGCTATGGCAACCAGGGCCATGGCAACCAGGGCTATGGCAACCAGGGCTACGCCCACCAGGAGTACGGCAACGACCAGTACTACGACCACCAGCAGTACCAGCAGCAGTACCCGCAGCAGCAGTACAGCCAGAACCAGTACGGGCAGGACCAGCACCCCTACGAGGGGCAGGACCAGCACCCCTACGACTACCGTCAGCAGTAG
- a CDS encoding YbjQ family protein, producing MGLDDYGGGQGPQPDVLVVTANDVPGYRVQQVIGEVFGLTVRSRHLGSQIGAGLKSMIGGELKGLTKTLVQTRNQAMERLVEQARARGANGVLAFRFDVTEAADVGTEVCAYGTAVVLTRE from the coding sequence ATGGGACTCGATGACTACGGCGGCGGCCAGGGGCCCCAGCCGGATGTGCTGGTTGTCACGGCGAACGACGTGCCCGGTTACCGGGTGCAGCAGGTGATCGGTGAGGTCTTCGGGCTCACCGTGCGCTCGCGGCACCTCGGCAGCCAGATCGGCGCCGGGCTGAAGTCGATGATCGGCGGCGAGCTGAAGGGGCTCACCAAGACGCTGGTGCAGACCCGCAACCAGGCCATGGAGCGGCTCGTGGAGCAGGCACGCGCGCGTGGCGCGAACGGGGTGCTGGCGTTCCGGTTCGATGTGACGGAGGCCGCCGACGTGGGCACCGAGGTGTGCGCCTACGGCACGGCGGTGGTCCTGACCCGGGAGTGA
- a CDS encoding MerR family transcriptional regulator: MSYSLGQGYSVGEVAGFAGVTVRTLHHYDEIGLLVPGERTHAGHRRYTEADLDRLQQILFYRELGFPLEEVAVLLDDPDADPRAHLRRQHELLTARIEKLQKMAAAVEHAMEARKMGINLSPQERFEVFGDKDPEQYAEEVEQRWGDTEAYAESQRRAATYTKEDWKRIQAEVDDWGERYAALVAAGEQPAGEAAMDLAEEHRQHISRYYFDVPYEMHRCFGEMYVSDERFKAFYDSMRPGLAEHLRDAILANADRHTS, translated from the coding sequence GTGAGCTACTCCCTGGGACAGGGCTACTCGGTGGGAGAGGTCGCCGGGTTCGCCGGGGTCACGGTGCGCACCCTGCACCACTACGACGAGATCGGCCTGCTCGTGCCCGGCGAGCGCACGCACGCCGGCCACCGGCGCTACACCGAGGCCGACCTCGACCGGCTCCAGCAGATCCTGTTCTACCGGGAGCTCGGCTTCCCGCTCGAGGAGGTCGCGGTCCTGCTCGACGACCCGGACGCGGACCCGCGCGCGCACCTGCGCCGCCAGCACGAACTGCTGACCGCCCGGATCGAGAAGCTCCAGAAGATGGCCGCGGCCGTGGAGCACGCCATGGAGGCACGCAAGATGGGCATCAACCTCAGCCCTCAGGAGCGGTTCGAGGTGTTCGGGGACAAGGACCCCGAGCAGTACGCCGAGGAGGTGGAGCAGCGCTGGGGCGACACGGAGGCGTACGCCGAGTCGCAGCGCCGCGCCGCCACCTACACCAAGGAGGACTGGAAGCGCATCCAGGCCGAGGTCGACGACTGGGGCGAGCGGTACGCCGCCCTGGTCGCCGCCGGTGAGCAGCCGGCCGGCGAGGCGGCCATGGACCTGGCCGAGGAACACCGGCAGCACATCAGCAGGTACTACTTCGACGTCCCGTACGAGATGCACCGGTGCTTCGGGGAGATGTACGTCTCCGACGAACGCTTCAAGGCGTTCTACGACTCCATGCGCCCCGGGCTCGCGGAACACCTGCGCGACGCGATCCTCGCCAACGCCGACCGCCACACCTCCTGA
- a CDS encoding ion channel protein yields the protein MAQETDAPQAPPTVPTAPARALLPFILPGVAVGVVSSLVYVGVSAAAEQLLHVLWGPLPDALGVGRYSVLWMFVMLTATGLAVGLVVWKVPGHAGPDPATVGLNAPVLPPLVLPGLVLATGLMLAGGPSLGPENPIIAVNVGLAAWLGTRLMPRAPGSLWPVLAEAATIGALFGTPVAAALVISEALAGRPMHGRLWDNLFAPLTAGACGAVTTTLLFHPTFDLGLPPLGHPDAEDVLAALVIASAAALLGMCAVYAFPYVHEAFRRLRHPMLMLPAGGVVLGALGALGGHLTLFKGLSEVGELARHPDGWSAGQFAGMAVVKLAALLVAASCGFRGGRIFPAVFIGSALGLCAHALVPAVDPALGVATGVLGMLLAITRQGWVSLFTAAVLVASPAIIAVLCIASLPAWLLVTGRPQMQLRGDGTPIR from the coding sequence GTGGCCCAGGAAACCGACGCGCCGCAGGCGCCCCCGACCGTTCCCACGGCTCCGGCGCGGGCCCTGCTGCCGTTCATCCTGCCCGGCGTGGCCGTCGGCGTGGTCTCGAGCCTGGTCTACGTCGGGGTGAGCGCGGCGGCGGAGCAGCTCCTGCACGTGCTGTGGGGGCCGCTGCCGGACGCGCTCGGGGTGGGCCGCTACTCGGTGCTGTGGATGTTCGTGATGCTGACCGCCACGGGGCTCGCGGTCGGGCTCGTGGTGTGGAAGGTGCCCGGACACGCCGGTCCCGATCCGGCCACGGTCGGCCTGAACGCGCCGGTGCTGCCGCCGCTCGTGCTGCCGGGGCTGGTGCTGGCGACCGGGCTGATGCTGGCCGGCGGCCCGAGCCTCGGCCCGGAGAACCCGATCATCGCCGTGAACGTGGGCCTCGCGGCCTGGCTCGGCACCCGCCTGATGCCCCGGGCACCCGGCAGCCTGTGGCCGGTGCTGGCGGAGGCGGCGACGATCGGTGCGCTGTTCGGCACGCCGGTGGCGGCGGCGCTGGTGATCTCCGAGGCGCTGGCCGGGCGCCCGATGCACGGCCGGCTGTGGGACAACCTGTTCGCACCGCTGACCGCCGGCGCGTGCGGGGCCGTGACGACCACCCTGCTGTTCCATCCGACCTTCGACCTGGGGCTGCCGCCTCTCGGCCACCCGGACGCGGAGGACGTGCTGGCGGCGCTCGTGATCGCCTCGGCGGCCGCGCTGCTCGGCATGTGCGCCGTGTACGCCTTCCCGTACGTCCACGAGGCCTTCCGGCGGCTGCGGCACCCGATGCTGATGCTTCCGGCCGGCGGGGTCGTACTGGGCGCCCTGGGAGCCCTGGGCGGCCATCTGACGCTCTTCAAGGGGCTGTCGGAGGTCGGCGAGCTGGCCCGGCACCCGGACGGCTGGTCGGCGGGGCAGTTCGCCGGGATGGCGGTGGTGAAGCTGGCCGCGCTGCTCGTCGCCGCGTCCTGCGGTTTCCGCGGCGGCCGTATCTTCCCGGCGGTCTTCATCGGCAGCGCCCTGGGCCTGTGCGCCCATGCGCTCGTTCCGGCCGTGGATCCGGCGCTGGGCGTGGCGACGGGTGTCCTGGGCATGCTCCTGGCGATCACCCGGCAGGGCTGGGTGAGCCTGTTCACCGCCGCCGTCCTGGTGGCCTCGCCCGCCATCATCGCCGTGCTGTGCATCGCGTCGCTGCCGGCCTGGCTGCTGGTCACCGGGCGACCACAGATGCAACTCCGGGGCGACGGCACCCCGATCCGCTGA
- a CDS encoding glutamate decarboxylase, with amino-acid sequence MALHKGPEKHEQRTVSVNPFYGEANPVGGMTEAPPTHRLPDAPLAPATAYQLVHDELMLDGNSRLNLATFVTTWMEPQAGVLMAECRDKNMIDKDEYPRTAELERRCVAMLADLWNAPDPAAAVGCSTTGSSEACMLAGMALKRRWAQRNADRYPGARPNLVMGVNVQVCWEKFCNFWEVEARLVPMEGDRFHLDPRAAAELCDENTIGVVGILGSTFDGSYEPIADLCAALDALQERTGLDVPVHVDGASGGMVAPFLDPDLVWDFRLPRVASINTSGHKYGLVYPGVGWALWRDKEALPEELVFRVNYLGGDMPTFALNFSRPGAQVVAQYYTFLRLGREGYRAVQQSTRDVATSLAGRIAELGDFRLLTRGDQLPVFAFTTAPEVTSYDVFDVSRRLRESGWLVPAYTFPANREDLSVLRVVCRNGFSHDLADLFLADLTRLLPELRRQPHPLTRDKEAATGFHH; translated from the coding sequence ATGGCCCTGCACAAAGGTCCCGAAAAACACGAACAGCGGACGGTTTCCGTCAACCCGTTCTACGGGGAGGCCAATCCGGTCGGCGGCATGACGGAGGCCCCGCCCACGCACCGGCTCCCGGACGCGCCGCTCGCCCCGGCCACGGCGTACCAGCTCGTGCACGACGAGCTGATGCTGGACGGCAACTCCCGGCTGAACCTGGCCACGTTCGTCACCACCTGGATGGAGCCGCAGGCCGGGGTGCTGATGGCGGAGTGCCGGGACAAGAACATGATCGACAAGGACGAGTACCCGCGCACGGCCGAACTGGAGCGGCGCTGCGTGGCGATGCTCGCCGACCTGTGGAACGCGCCGGACCCCGCGGCCGCCGTGGGCTGTTCGACGACCGGGTCGAGCGAGGCGTGCATGCTCGCCGGGATGGCGCTCAAGCGACGCTGGGCCCAGCGCAACGCCGACCGCTACCCGGGCGCCCGCCCCAACCTGGTCATGGGCGTCAACGTCCAGGTGTGCTGGGAGAAGTTCTGCAACTTCTGGGAGGTGGAGGCCCGGCTCGTGCCCATGGAGGGCGACCGCTTCCACCTGGACCCGCGGGCGGCGGCCGAGCTGTGCGACGAGAACACCATCGGGGTCGTCGGCATCCTCGGCTCGACCTTCGACGGTTCCTACGAGCCGATCGCCGACCTGTGCGCCGCCCTGGACGCCCTGCAGGAGCGCACCGGGCTGGACGTCCCGGTGCACGTGGACGGCGCGTCCGGCGGCATGGTGGCGCCCTTCCTGGACCCGGACCTCGTGTGGGACTTCCGGCTGCCGCGCGTGGCCTCGATCAACACCTCGGGGCACAAGTACGGGCTGGTGTACCCTGGCGTCGGCTGGGCGCTGTGGCGGGACAAGGAGGCACTGCCCGAGGAGCTGGTCTTCCGGGTCAACTACCTGGGCGGCGACATGCCGACCTTCGCCCTCAACTTCTCCCGGCCCGGTGCCCAGGTGGTCGCGCAGTACTACACGTTCCTGCGGCTCGGCCGCGAGGGGTACCGCGCGGTGCAGCAGTCGACGCGGGACGTGGCGACCTCGCTCGCCGGGCGGATCGCGGAGCTGGGCGACTTCCGGCTGCTGACCCGGGGCGACCAGCTGCCGGTCTTCGCCTTCACCACCGCCCCGGAGGTGACGTCGTACGACGTCTTCGACGTCTCCCGGCGGCTGCGCGAGAGCGGCTGGCTGGTGCCCGCGTACACGTTCCCGGCGAACCGGGAGGACCTCTCCGTGCTGCGGGTCGTGTGCCGCAACGGCTTCTCCCACGACCTGGCCGACCTGTTCCTCGCCGACCTGACCCGGCTGCTGCCCGAACTGCGCCGGCAGCCGCATCCGCTGACCCGGGACAAGGAGGCGGCGACCGGGTTCCACCACTGA
- a CDS encoding DinB family protein — protein MVTHVPAEAQGDERGALLAFIEEQRGGIRRALLGLTEEQARSRPSASELSLGGLLKHVAEVEQSWIARARQEPPAIKRDESNWHETFQLVGEETVASQLAYWEQVAAETEKFIRSAPSLDDTFPLPPDPWFPPEARVSLRWLCLHLIRETARHAGHADIIRESLDGRTAFELVAQEQGDSWG, from the coding sequence ATGGTCACGCACGTACCGGCGGAGGCACAGGGCGACGAGCGCGGGGCGCTGCTCGCCTTCATCGAGGAGCAGCGCGGCGGGATCCGCCGGGCCCTGCTCGGCCTGACGGAGGAGCAGGCCCGCTCCCGCCCCAGTGCCAGCGAGCTGTCGCTCGGCGGCCTGCTCAAGCATGTCGCGGAGGTCGAACAGAGCTGGATCGCCCGCGCCCGCCAGGAACCGCCGGCGATCAAGCGCGACGAGTCGAACTGGCACGAGACCTTCCAGCTGGTCGGCGAGGAGACGGTCGCCTCCCAGCTGGCGTACTGGGAGCAGGTCGCCGCCGAGACGGAGAAGTTCATCCGCTCGGCGCCGAGCCTGGACGACACCTTCCCGCTGCCGCCGGACCCCTGGTTCCCGCCGGAGGCCCGGGTCAGCCTGCGCTGGCTGTGCCTGCACCTGATCCGCGAGACGGCCCGGCACGCGGGCCACGCCGACATCATCCGCGAGTCCCTGGACGGCAGGACGGCCTTCGAGCTGGTGGCCCAGGAACAGGGCGACTCCTGGGGGTGA
- a CDS encoding aldehyde dehydrogenase family protein, with product MSSYFSDLAQQYIDGEWRPGTGSWDVIDFNPYDDEKLASITVATVDEVDQAYRAAARAQKKWAGTNPYARRAVFERALRLIEDREQEIADLIIAELGGTRVKAGFELHLAKEFLRESINLALRPEGRILPSPVDGKENRVYRVPVGVVGVISPFNFPFLLSIKSVAPALALGNAVVLKPHQNTPIAGGTLIAKIFEEAGLPGGLLNVVVTDIAEIGDAFIEHPVPKVISFTGSDKVGRHVATVCAANFKRSVLELGGNSALVVLDDADIDYAVDAAVFSRFVHQGQVCMAANRVLVDASVAEEFTDKFVAKVKSLKVGDPRDPQTVIGPVINSQQANAVSGVVEQAIAEGATALVRGSTEGNLVAPSVLTDIPADSALLQQEVFGPVVFLVPFDGEEEALRIVNDTPYGLSGAVHTGDIERGVAFAKQIDTGMFHVNDGTVHDEPIVPFGGEKHSGIGRLNGETTLEAFTTVKWISVQHGRSGFPF from the coding sequence ATGTCGTCCTACTTCAGCGACCTGGCCCAGCAGTACATCGACGGAGAGTGGCGACCGGGCACCGGCTCCTGGGACGTCATCGACTTCAACCCGTACGACGACGAGAAGCTGGCCTCGATCACGGTGGCCACGGTGGACGAGGTGGACCAGGCCTACCGGGCCGCCGCCCGGGCCCAGAAGAAGTGGGCCGGGACCAACCCCTACGCCCGCCGCGCGGTCTTCGAGCGGGCCCTTCGGCTCATAGAGGACCGTGAGCAGGAGATAGCCGACCTGATCATCGCGGAACTGGGCGGCACGCGCGTGAAGGCCGGTTTCGAGCTGCACCTCGCCAAGGAGTTCCTGCGCGAGTCGATCAACCTGGCGCTGCGCCCCGAGGGCCGGATCCTGCCCTCCCCGGTCGACGGCAAGGAGAACCGCGTCTACCGGGTGCCGGTCGGCGTCGTCGGCGTGATCAGCCCGTTCAACTTCCCCTTCCTGCTGTCGATCAAGTCGGTCGCCCCGGCGCTCGCGCTCGGCAACGCCGTCGTCCTCAAGCCGCACCAGAACACCCCGATCGCCGGCGGCACGCTGATCGCGAAGATCTTCGAGGAGGCCGGGCTGCCCGGCGGTCTGCTCAACGTCGTCGTCACCGACATCGCCGAGATCGGTGACGCGTTCATCGAGCACCCGGTCCCGAAGGTCATCTCCTTCACCGGTTCGGACAAGGTCGGCCGGCACGTGGCCACCGTCTGCGCCGCGAACTTCAAGCGCTCGGTGCTCGAACTGGGCGGCAACAGCGCGCTGGTGGTCCTGGACGACGCCGACATCGACTACGCGGTGGACGCCGCGGTCTTCAGCCGGTTCGTCCACCAGGGCCAGGTCTGCATGGCGGCCAACCGGGTCCTCGTGGACGCGTCCGTCGCCGAGGAGTTCACCGACAAGTTCGTCGCCAAGGTGAAGTCGCTGAAGGTCGGCGACCCGCGCGACCCGCAGACCGTCATCGGCCCGGTGATCAACTCCCAGCAGGCGAACGCCGTTTCCGGCGTCGTCGAGCAGGCGATCGCGGAGGGCGCCACGGCCCTGGTGCGGGGCAGCACGGAGGGCAACCTGGTGGCGCCCAGCGTGCTCACCGACATCCCCGCCGACTCCGCGCTGCTCCAGCAGGAGGTGTTCGGGCCGGTCGTCTTCCTCGTCCCGTTCGACGGCGAGGAGGAGGCGCTGCGCATCGTCAACGACACGCCGTACGGCCTCAGCGGGGCCGTCCACACGGGCGACATCGAGCGGGGTGTCGCCTTCGCCAAGCAGATCGACACCGGCATGTTCCACGTGAACGACGGCACCGTCCACGACGAGCCGATCGTGCCGTTCGGCGGCGAGAAGCACTCCGGCATCGGCCGACTGAACGGCGAGACGACGCTGGAGGCCTTCACCACCGTCAAGTGGATCTCGGTCCAGCACGGCCGCAGCGGGTTCCCGTTCTGA